Proteins encoded together in one Prunus dulcis chromosome 3, ALMONDv2, whole genome shotgun sequence window:
- the LOC117621711 gene encoding mitogen-activated protein kinase kinase kinase 17-like — protein sequence MMAVKSAKFSAFESIKHESDVLFEIKGCPFVIKRSGEETTAIDKGHTDMVYNLLLEFASGGTLDGLIHKSKGHKLPEYDVRRYTRSILEGIQHIHKCDYVHCDLKPDNILLVPTTTTSSGGTTFVAKIADFGLTMKTKVNYSRRRGTPRYLSPKAFINNKQDQSSDIWSLGCIVFEILTGKSPWDLKPDNPNNLPDVLMFDHLRTCKIPTGISDVARDFLNSCIAMKSRERFTAESLLSHPFVAPPQPSKECHTKVKLVNSFLGYASGVCCFKPNSDYHANSAIVQ from the exons ATGATGGCGGTGAAATCAGCAAAGTTCTCTGCTTTTGAGTCCATTAAACATGAGTCAGACGTTCTCTTTGAGATCAAGGGTTGCCCTTTCGTTATCAAGCGCTCGGGTGAAGAGACCACAGCCATTGACAAGG GTCACAC tGACATGGTTTACAACTTGTTGTTAGAATTTGCTTCCGGAGGAACCCTAGATGGTCTCATACATAAATCCAAAGGTCATAAATTACCCGAATATGATGTTAGAAGATACACAAGGTCAATTCTTGAAGGGATTCAACACATTCACAAGTGTGACTATGTTCACTGCGATTTGAAGCCGGACAACATTTTGCTTGTGCCTACCACAACAACTAGTTCTGGTGGTACTACTTTTGTAGCCAAGATTGCAGATTTCGGACTCACTATGAAAACCAAGGTGAATTACAGTCGACGGAGAGGCACGCCTAGGTATCTGTCCCCAAAGGCTTTTATTAATAACAAACAAGATCAATCCTCAGATATTTGGTCTTTAGGTTGTATTGTGTTTGAGATACTAACCGGCAAGTCTCCCTGGGATTTGAAGCCTGACAATCCAAACAATCTTCCTGATGTGTTGATGTTTGATCATCTACGTACTTGCAAAATTCCAACTGGAATCTCAGATGTGGCCAGGGATTTTCTCAATAGTTGCATTGCCATGAAGAGCAGGGAAAGATTCACAGCGGAAAGTCTCTTGTCTCATCCATTCGTAGCGCCGCCACAACCATCAAAAGAGTGTCATACCAAGGTGAAGCTGGTTAACTCCTTTTTGGGCTACGCATCTGGTGTATGTTGCTTCAAACCGAACTCAGATTACCATGCAAACTCTGCCATTGTTCAATGA